From the bacterium genome, the window TAAGCGCCGGCCAAGAGGAAACCCCGTCCGACGAAGAACTCCGGCGGCCAAGTCGAGAAGGCGAGGATTCCGCCCGGCTTCAGCACCCGGAGCATCTCGGCCACCGCCACTTCGGGACGGGGAGCGAACATGTGGCCATATTGGCTGAGGACCACGTCGAAGCCGGCGTCTTGGTAAGGCAAAGCTTCGACGTCGCCTTGCCGCCAATCGACCTCGACTTCGGCGATGCGGGAATTTTCCCGGGCGAACTCGAGCAAGTGGGGTGTCAAGTCGATCCCGGAAACTTGAGCTCCCGATCGGGCGGCGGTCACCGCCACCACGCCGGTTCCGCAAGCGACGTCCAAGACCCGCTGGCCGGCTTTCACCCCGGCGAACTTCACCAAGCGCGCCGCCGGAACCGCTGAAAAAACCCCGAGCGGCGCGAAGTGAGCCCACCTCAGCTTTTGCTCTTCCTTGAAAGACGCTAATGGATCCATGGCCGTCGAACCTATCATCGGACCTGATTTCGTCAATCCGAATCCGCTGGCCTGAGCGCGGCTAGCCCCGCTTCAAGCCTCGAGCCGCGATGTCCTTGCGGTAATGCATGCCGGAAAAGGAGATCTTCGAAACCGCGGCATAGGCCTGCTTCACCGCCGCCGCCAAGTTTTCGCCCAGGGCGGTAACGGTGAGGACCCGGCCGCCATTGGTCGTCCAGCGGCCGTCCTGCCGGGCGGTGCCGGCGTGGAAGACCGCGGCCTCGGCGCCGGCTTGGTCCAAGCCGCGGATCTCGTCGCCCTTGCGCGGATTCGCCGGATAACCCGAAGCGGCGAGGACGACGCAGACCGCGCTGCCCGGCTTCCAGCGCGGCTTGGCCTCGGCCAGCCGGCCCTCGAGCGCGGCCTCGAAGAGCTCGATCCAATCGCTGTCCAGCCGCGGCAAGAGCACTTCGGCCTCGGGATCGCCGAAACGGACGTTGTATTCCAAAACATAGGGCTTGCCGCGACAGATCATCAGCCCGGCATAGAGCACGCCGGTGAAGGGCCTCCCCTCCTCGCGCATCCCGGCCAAGGTCGGAGCGATGATCGTACGCAGGATCTCTTTCGACAAGGCCTCGTCCATCACCGGCGCCGGCGAGTAGGCGCCCATCCCGCCGGTGTTGGGACCTTGATCGCCGTCGTTCAGACGCTTGTGGTCTTGGGAGGAAGCCAGGGCCAGGCCTTGGACGCCGTCGCAGAGCACCATGTAGGAGAGCTCTTCGCCGTCGAGAAACTCCTCGATCAGGAGTTGGTAATCGCCGAACTCCTTCTGCACCAAGATGCGCTCGACGCCGTCCAAGGCTTCTTCCAAGTTGAGCGGAATCAGGACACCCTTGCCCGCGGCCAAGCCGTCGGCCTTGAGGACCCAGCGGGTCGCGGCATTGTCGCGAAGGAATTTCTTCGCGGCCTCGGCCTCGGTGAAGACCTGGTAGCGGGCGGTGGGAATTTTGTATTTTTTCAAAAAATCCTTGGTGAAGACCTTGCTGGCCTCGAGGACGGCGGCGTCTTTCTTGGGACCGAAGGCCTTGAGTCCGGCGGCTTGGAAGGCATCGACCACGCCCTGGGTGAGGGGAACTTCCGGTCCGACCAGCGCCAAGTCGATTTTTTCCTTCTTGGCCAGCTCGACGAGGCCGGGGACGTCGGCGGCGGCCACCGCCACGCAACGGGCATCCTGGGCGATGCCGGGATTGCCCGGTGCGGCCAGGACCTCGGTGACCTTGGGGGATTTCTTGGCGGCTTGGACCAGGGCATGCTCGCGGCCACCCGATCCGATGACGAGAATTTTCATGGGGGAATGGCTAGAAGAAAATTTCCCTTGTGGCAAGCCCGGCCTCAAGCTAGCGTCCCTCCATGTCTACACCCGTCCGGGCCGAAAAAGCCTTCCAGTTATTGACCGAGCTCAACGAAATCGACGTCGCCCAGTACCAGGAAATCCTCAAGGATCGCCTGGGCCCGGAAATCCTCGCCGTCTTCGAAAGCTATTGCCGGGAAATCATGCCCGAAGAAGACAACGACGAAGTGCTGGGCACCCTCGTCCACCTGATGATCACCGGCTTCCTGATCAGCGCCAATGAAGACAAGCCGGTTTTCGGCTCCAAGATCCTCACCGAATAGCTGAAAAAATCTTTTTGCGATCTTACCCCCCTTTGAAAAAGGGGGGCTGGGGGATTTGAAGCCATGGCCAAGCAATGAGGTCCGATTTACAGGCTTTTTTCTTCCAGCGACCGCTTGAAATCCCCCTTAATCCCCCTTTTTCAAAGGGGGAATTCATCAATGCCGGAAATGCCGCATGTCGGTGAAGAGCATCGCCATGCCGTGCTCGTCGGCGGCGGCGATGACTTCCTCGTCCCGGACCGAGCCGCCGGGCTGGATCACCGCGGTCACGCCGTGGCGGGCGGCCTCGTCGAGGCCGTCGCGGAAAGGAAAGAAGGCGTCGGAGCCGACGACCGTGCCCTTGAGCGGCGTCGCGGCCTTGAGCGCCGCGATCTTGACCGAATCGACCCGGCTCATCTGGCCGGCGCCGATGCCGACGGTCCGGTCTTCGTGACAGAAGACGATGGCATTGCTCTTGACGTGCTTGGCCACCTTCCAGGCGAAGTCGAGGGCCTTCAGCTCGGCCGCGGTCGGTTGGCGCTTCGTGACGACTTTGGCTTCAGCCGCCGGCAGCATCGCGGTGTCGCGGTCCTGGACCAACAATCCGCCGACCACCTTCCGCAAGTCGAAGCCGCCGATCTCGTAACGCCGGATCGGCAGGGTCTTGAGCAGGCGTAGGTTTTTCTTCTGCTGGAGAATCTCCAAGGCCTCGGGCTCGTAATCGGGGGCGATGACCGCCTCGAAGAAGGTCTTGCCGATCTCCTCGGCCGCGGCCTTGGTGAGGCCGCGGTTGAAGGCGATGATCCCGCCGAAGGCGCTGACCTCGTCGCAGGCCTTGGCCTTGAGGAAGGCTTCGGCCACGTCGCCCGAGCTGGTCGCCACCCCGCAGGGGTTGGAATGCTTGACGATGCAACAGGCCGCCAGCTCGAACTCCTTCACCGTCTCCAGCGCCCCGTCCAAATCCATGATGTTGTTGAAGGAGAGCTCCTTGCCGTGCAGTTGGCGGGCGTTGCCGACGCAGGGCTCGTCGCGCCAGCCCTCGGAGTAGTAGGCCGCCCGCTGGTGGGGGTTTTCGCCATAGCGCAGGTCGAAGATCTTGCGGTACTGGAGGTTGAGCATGCCGCCGAACTTCTCGCGCTCGATCGGCTCCGCCGGTGCCTGGAGCGAGGTGAGGAAATTGCTGATCGCCCCGTCGTAGGCCGCGCAGGCGCTGAAGACCTTGGTCGCCAGCTCGAAGCGCAGCTCGCGGCTCGTCTCCATGCCATTGTTCTCCAGCTCCAGCTTGAGCTTGCCATAGTCGGCTGAGTCGACCAGCACCGTCACGTCCTCGAAGTTCTTGGCCGCCGCCCGGAGCATGCTGGGGCCGCCGATGTCGATGTTCTCAATCGCCTCCTCGAAGCGGACGCCGGGCTTGGCCACGGTCTGGGCGAAGGGATAGAGGTTCACCACCACCAGGTCGATGGGCTTGATGCCCTGGCCAGCCATGGCCTTTTGGTGCTCGGGGTTTTTGCGGATATTGAGGATGCCGCCGTGGATCTTGGGATGAAGGGTCTTGACTCGGCCGTCCATCATCTCGGGAAAGCCGGTGTAGTCGCCGATCGGGATGACCTTGAGGCCGCTTTCCCGGAGCAGCTTCTCGGTGCCGCCGGTGGAAAGTATCTCGACGCCGCGATCGGCCAAATAACGGGCCAGTTCGACGATGCCGGTTTTGTCGGAGACGCTGAGCAGCGCCCGCTGAATTTTTGCCATGATTAAACCTTTACCTGTAGCCTGTCATTCCGAGGACCCGAAGGGCCGAGGAATCTCATACCTCCTTGGTGGGTATGAGATCCCTCGCTACGCTCGGGATGACAGGCCTTCGGCCTGTCACCTAGCTAAACTGGCCGTCCCCAGCAAGCTCTTGATGTCCTCGTCGGTGAAGCGCACGCCGGCGCCGAAAAACCAGTCGGGATCGTGCTCCTTCGAGATGAAGTCGTCGACGCCGGCCACGAAGAAGAGCGAGCGGGTCAAGTTGAGCTGGGTCAGGAACTTGAGATGCGGCCGGTCGGCGCTGAAATCGAAGGCCGAGAATTGCAGCCCCACCGGCCCCTTGTTGTAATCGATGCCGAAGCCGCCGGTCGACTCGATCAAGCCGCCGCGGACGATGAAGTCCTGGAATTGCTTGCCGAGCTGGGCCGAGAACCGAATTTTGTTGAAATCCTGGGTTTCGGTGGTGACCACGCTGCTGATCCCGCCGGAGGTGGTGACGGTGGTGATCTGGGTCTTCTCCGAGGGCGAGGGGTTGGGATCGTGCACGACCTCGAAGAGGAAGAATTTGTCGGGCCGAGTCTGGAACTTGAGGCCGACGTAGTTCTTCACGTCGCCGGTCTCGCCCAAGTACTCCATATGGTACATGAGCTCGGTCTGGATCCGGCGGACGCCGTCGGTCAAGCCGGAGATGTTCTCCAAGATCTCGTTGGTCTTCTCGACGGTGGTCGGGTCGTTGAGCAATTTGCCGATGCTGCCCTGGCCGTCGTTGACCTTGCCGGTGATCTCGTTGATCCGGTTCAGCGCGACGTCGATGTCCTCCGAGGAAGAGGACGACAGCCGGCGCAGGTCGTCGGTCAAGGCCCGCATGTTGGCGACGATCGCTTCGAGGTTGGCGTTGTTGTTGACGCTGAACTTGGCCATTTGGCCGGTCAGGGTCTGCATGTTCTTGAGGATCTCCGCGGTGTAGGACTTTTCGGAGACGGTGTAATCCTTCAGGGCGGTGGTGATTTCCTTGAGATCCACCGTCAGGGAAGAAAGATCGCGAACCAATTGCTGGTAATCGGCCGGCGTCTTGACCCGCTGGACGGTGCCGCCCTCGGGGATGGCCAAGGCGCCCTCCCGGCCCGGGAAAATCTCGATGTAAGTGTCGCCGAGCACGCCGCGGGTTCGGACTTCGGCTTCGACGTCGTCGCCGAGCTTGACGTCCTTCTTGAGCTCGATCTCGACCTTGGCCCGGGAATCGGGAGTCAGCTCGACGTTGCTGACCCGCCCCACCGGGATGCCCGCCACTTGGACCGGCGTCTTGACGGCCACGCCCTCGGCATTGTCCATGAAGGTGTAAATCTTGTACGTTCCGCGGGTGAAGCCGAGCTGGCTGACGTCGATCGTGATGTAGGCCAGGATCGCGATCGCGAGAATCACGAAGACGCCGACCCTAGCCTCTGTCGAAAACCTGCGCTTCATCCAATAAAGTCCTTATCGGCCTTGCCTTGCAGAAAGCTCTGGATCCAGGGATCCTTCGATTCTTGAAACACTTTCGGCGGCCCCTCCTCCAAGATCCGGCCCTCGTGGAGCATCGCGACCTTGTCCGCCATCTTCATCGTGGAGGCGATGTCGTGGCTGACCACCACCGACGTCAGGCCAAATCCTTTCTGGGTTTCCATGATCAAATTGTCAATGGAATCCGTCAAGATAGGGTCCAAACCGGTGGTCGGCTCATCGTACAGGATGATCTCGGGGTCGAGCATCAGGGCCCGAGCCAATCCGACCCGCTTGCGCATGCCGCCGGAGAGCTCGCTCGGCATCTTGTGGCCGATGTCCTTGAGGCCGACCCGGCAGAGCTTTTCCTCGACCTTGGCCCGAATTTCCTCCTCGTCCAATTCGGTGTGCTCGCGAAGGGGGAAGGCGACGTTGTCCAGCACGTTCATCGAGTCGAAGAGCGCCGCGTTTTGGAAGAGCATGCCGAATTTCTTGCGGAGCTCGTTTTGGCCGGGACCGGAAAGGTCGAAAAATTCCTGACCCTCGATCTTGACTTGGCCCTCGTCGGGCTGGACCAGCCCGATCATGGTCTTGAGCAGGACGCTCTTGCCCTCGCCGGAGCGGCCGATGATGACGGTGATTTGGCCGCGCGGAATGTCGAGGTTGAGCCCGTTCAAGACCTTCTGAGGCCCGAAGGACTTGTGCAGGTCCTGAAGCTGGATCACCGCCGATTTTTCGGCCTTCGCCATAAAGCCCCTAGTCGGGAAATAGTTGTAGCAGCCAAGTCGCCAAGAAATAGTTGGCGACCAAAACCGTCACCGAGCCGGCCACCACCGCTTCGGTCGTGCTCCGCCCCACTCCTTCGGCGCCGTTTTTGGTGTGGTAGCCCTTGTAACAGGCGATCAGGCTGATCACGAAGCCGAAGACCACGCCCTTGATCAGGCCCTGGTAGAAATCGTCGGGCTCGACCAGCAATTGGTAACGGTACAAGTAAGGACCCTCGGGGATCTGGAGGAGATAAATCGAGACCAAGTAGGAGCCGAGCAGGCCGAGGGCGTTGAAGACCCCGACCAAGAGCGGCACCATCACGGTGGTCGCGATCACTCGCGGCACCACCAAATAGTTGACCGGGTGAACCGCCATGCTGCGGAGGGCGTCGATCTGCTCGGTCACCCCCATCGTCCCGATCTCGGCGGCCATGGCACTCCCGGCCCGGGCAACGATCATCAGGGCAGTGAAAACCGGCGCCAGCTCCCGCGAAAGGGCGATGCCGACGGTCGAGCCGACCAGGCTTTCGGCGTTGAAGAGGCGGAAGGCCGAGCCGGTCTGGAGGGCGAAGACCATGCCGGCAAAGAGACCGACCAAGGCGATGATCAGGGTCGAGTTGACGCCGATCTTCTGCATCTCTCGAATGAGCACCCGGACGTGGAAGGGCCCGATGAAAGTCCAGCGCACGGCGTCGATCGAAAAATAGACGAAGCGCCCCAGGCCTTGAATCGATTTGGTGAAGGGCCGCCCGAACTGAACCAGTACCCGGTTCAAATCGGGGTTCTTCTCGAAGAAGTCTCGCAGCGCTTGAATCAAGCCTCACCCTTCATAGACGCGGGGCACCCGGGGCCCGACCGCGCAGAACAGTTCATAGGAGATCGTCCCGGCCCATTCGGCGACCTCTTCGGCCCGCAGCTCCGGGCCCCAGAGCGTGACCCGATCCCCGAGCTTGGCTTCGGGCAGGTCGGTCACGTCGATCATCGTGAAATCCATGCAGACCCGGCCGGCCACCGGCGCCCGCCGGCCGTTCACTAAGACTTGGCCGCGATTGCTGAGGTGCCGGAGATAGCCGTCGGCATAGCCCACCGGCAGGATCGCAATCCGGCTGGTCCGGGCCGCGGTCCAAGTGCCGCCGTAGCTGACCGCGGTGCCGGCCGGAACGGTCTTCAAGCTGACGATCCGGGTTTCGAAGCTCATCACCGGTTTCAGGCGCCGGCCGGCTTCCAGCCGCGGATGGGGATTGGCGCCGTAGAGCATGAGGCCGGGCCGGGCCCAATCGTATTCCGGCCCCTTCCCCTCCAAGATCGCGGCGCTCAAGGCGACATGGTAAATTTTCGCTTCGGGTCGCGCCCGCTTGAGCTCCGCCGCCGCGGCGGCGAAGCGGGCGAATTGCTCGGCGGTGGGACCTTGGGAGGTCGCATCGGCCTGGGCCAAATGGGTCAGCACGCCTTCCAATTTCAATTGGGGTGCGGCCGCCAAGGCTTCCAGCATCTTCGGCAGCTCGGCCGGCAACACGCCGAGCCGGGTCATCCCGGTATCGATCTTGAGGTGGACCGGCAGCTCGCCTTGGCTGCCGGCTTCGAGGCGGCGAACTTGCTCGATCTCGTAGAGCACCGGCGTCAAGCGGTGGCGGCGCAGCTCCTCGCCCGAAGCCTCGAAGGGGCCGCCGAAAATGAGGATCGGCGAGACGAGACCGGCCTCGCGCAGCTCGATGCCCTCCTCGGGCGTGGCGACGCCCAAGGCCACCGCGCCCGCCGATTCCAAGGTCCGGGCCACCGGCACCGCGCCGTGGCCATAAGCGTCGGCTTTCACCACGCCGAGAAGCAGGGTCTTGGGACCGACCAATTCCTTGGCCAAGGCGAAATTTTCGCGCAGCGCCTTCAGGTCGATGCGCGCCACCGTGGGCCGGAAAGGGTTTGAAAGGCCTGGGCTATTCATGTAAACCCCATAGCCCAACACCCTAAGCCCAGCAACCTCTATGAAAATCACCAGCATCGGCCACGGAACCTGCCTCCTCGAGATCGGCGACCAAGTCTTTTTGACCGATCCCTGCTTTTCGGAGCGGCTCCTCTTTTTCTTCCCCCGGCGCCGCAAGGCCGGCCTCTCGCCGATGGAATTGCCCCCGCTTTCGGCCATCCTGGTCAGCCACGCTCACTACGACCACCTCGACGTCTTCAGCTACAAGTTCTTCAAGACCGAGGTCCCGATTATCGTCCCCGAAGGGCTCGGCGGCTTCGTGGCTCGATTTCTGCCCAATCCGGTGGTTGAAATCCCCGCCGGCGGCAAACACCTCCACCGGGGAGTCGAGATCCACGCTCAGCCGGTCAAGCACCACGGCTGTCGCTGGATGCCCTGGCGTTGGCGGGCCGCGGCGGCTTTCGTGCTGAAATCTCCGCAAGAATCGGTTTATTTCTGCGGCGACAGCGGCTACGGCGAACAATTCCGCAAGACCGGCGAAAAATTCTCGCTCGATGCCGCCCTCCTCCCCATCGGCGGCTCCCAGCCGCGGTGGCTGACCCGTCACTCCAAGCTGAGCCCCGATGAAGCCTTGGAGGCCTTCCGCGATCTTAAGGCCAAGAAGATGGTCCCGATCGATTGGGGAGTCTTCGACTTCTTCGGCGAGGGCATCGACACGGCCGAGAAGCGAATGGCGGAGTTGATCCGGGAGAAGAAACTCGAGGACCGGGTGCAGATCCTGCAGCCGGGGAAGTCATGGATTCCCCCCTTTGAAAAAGGGGGGCCAGGGGGGATTTAAAGACGCAACGAATTCATCACTTCGGAATTCTTGCTACCAATGGCCGCTCTAAATCCCCCCTTCCCCCCTTTTTCAAAGGGGGGTAAGAGCCTCTTGCTAGGAGCGACCTGCTGCACTATACCTAGCCCATTCAACCCTAGGGGAGCCTTCGGGCTGAGAAACGTGGTCAAAAGCAAGGATCGGCTTTTGCCGATCCGCGCAGCAAATTCGAAGAATTTGCGAAGTGCAAAGCCCACGTCGACCCTTCGAACCTGATCCGGTTAGTACCGGCGTAGGAAAGCGGTGATGATCCAGATTCGACTCAACGGCGAGCCCCATTCCCTGTCCGAGCAAACCAGCCTCGCCGACCTGCTACGCCAGCTTGAGGTCAACCCCCAAAAGGTCGCGGTCGCCAAGAACCTCGAGGTGGTGCTCCGTTCGGAGCTGCCCCACACCCGGATGGAAGAAGGCGATGAAATCGAGATATTTCAAGCTGTTGGAGGAGGATAATGAATTCAAAACTTGAAATTGCCGGCAAGGCTTTCGGCTCGCGGCTGATCCTGGGGACCGGCAAATATCCCTCGCACGAAATCATGCGGGCCGCCCATGCAGCTTCGGGGACCGGGATGGTGACGGTGGCGATCCGGCGCCTCGACTTGAACGCGCCGCGCGGCGAATCGCTGCTCGACTTCATCGACCGGAGCAAGATCGCCCTGCTCCCCAACACCGCCGCCTGCTTCACGGCCGAGGACGCGATCAAGACCGCCCGCCTCGCCCGCCAAGCCCTGGAGACCGACTGGATCAAGCTCGAGGTGATCGGCGACGAGAAAACCCTTTTCCCCGACGTCGCCGCCACCCTGAAGGCCGCCGAAGTCCTGGTGAAGGAAGGCTTCGTCGTCCTGCCCTACGTCATGGACGACCCAGTGGCCTGCCTTCGGCTCCAGGAGCTGGGCTGCCCGGCGGTGATGCCCTTGGCGGCGCCGATCGGCTCGGGCTTGGGGATTCGCAATCCTCATAACTTGCGGATCATCCTGGAGCAGGCCAAAGTCCCGGTGATCGTCGACGCCGGTGTCGGCGCGGCCAGCGATGCCGCGATGGCGATGGAGCTGGGTTGCGCCGCCATCTTGATGAACACCGCCATCGCCGGCGCCAAGGATCCGGTGAAGATGGCGAAGGCCATGAAAGCCGGCGTCGAAGCCGGGCGCCTCTCTTTCGAAGCCGGTCGGATTCCGAAGAAGCTCTATGCGAGCGCGTCGAGCCCGATCGAAGGAACGATTTTTTAAGCACAGGTCATCCTGAGCGAGCGAAGGATCTGCGACTGGCCAAGAAACTATGGGACTCAAGAGTCCCTTCGTCTCTCGAAATCCCCTTAGGATGACCGAAGGGGATTGGTCCTTTCAAAGCACCTTGGTAGGTCGCAGATCCTTCGCTTCGCTCAGGATGACATCGCAAGGAAACAATATATGTCACTAGCCCCCTCCCCCCAATTTCGCGAAGAGCTCCAAACCTTGAACGAAGAGGCCACCCGGCCCTTCCCCAACTCGCGCAAGGTTTACACTCTCGGCTCACGGCCGGACCTTCGGGTGCCAATGCGCGAGATCGCGCTGGCCGCACCGAATCCGCCGGTCCAGGTTTACGACACCACCGGGCCTTATCTTGATCCCCAGACCCGGATCGATCTCAGCCAGGGCTTGCCGCGACTCCGGGATGCCTGGCTCAAGGAACGCGGCGACGGCGGACCGCGGCCGGGGCGCAACGTCAGCCAAATGCACTACGCCCGCCGCGGCATCGTCACGCCGGAGATGGAGTTCGTGGCCATCCGCGAGGGCTTGAAGCCCGAGTTCGTCCGCGATGAAATCGCCCGGGGCCGGGCCATCATCCCGGCCAACATCCGGCATCCCGAGCTCGAGCCAATGGCCATCGGGCGGAACTTCTTGGTGAAGATCAACTCCAACATCGGCAACTCGGCCGTCACCTCCTCGATCCAGGAGGAAGTGGAAAAGCTGCTCTGGTCGATCCGCTGGGGCGCCGACACGGCGATGGACTTGTCGACCGGCAAGAAAATCCACGAGACCCGGGAATGGATCATCCGCAACAGCCCGGTGCCGATCGGCACCGTTCCGATCTACCAAGCCTTGGAGAAAGTCGGCGGCAAGGCCGAGGAATTGAGCTGGGAAATTTTCCGCGACACCCTGATCGAGCAGGCCGAGCAAGGCGTCGACTACTTCACGATCCACGCCGGCGTCCGCCTGGCCTACGTCCCGCTCACCGCCAAGCGGGTGACCGGCATCGTCTCCCGCGGCGGCTCGATCATGGCCAAGTGGTGTTTAGCCCATCACCGCGAGAACTTCCTCTACAGCCACTTCGAGGAAATCTGCGAGATCATGAAGATGTACGACGTGAGCTTCTCGCTCGGCGACGGCCTCCGGCCCGGCTCGATCGCCGACGCCAACGACGCCGCCCAATTCGGCGAGCTTGAGACCTTGGGCGAGCTGACCAAGATCGCCTGGAAGCACGAAGTCCAAACGATGATCGAGGGCCCCGGCCACGTCCCGATGCACTTGATCAGGGAGAACATGGACAAACAGCTCGAGCTCTGCGACGAGGCGCCCTTCTACACCTTGGGACCGCTGACCACCGACGTCGCGCCGGGCTACGACCACATCACCTCGGCAATCGGCGCCGCGATGATCGGCTGGTTCGGCACCGCCATGCTCTGCTACGTCACGCCCAAGGAGCATCTCGGTCTGCCCGACCGCGACGACGTCAAGGCCGGCATCATCGCTTACAAGATCGCGGCCCACGCCGCCGACTTGGCCAAGGGCCATCCCGGCGCCCGGGTCCGCGACGACGCGCTCTCCAAGGCCCGCTTCGAATTCCGTTGGGAGGATCAGTTCAATCTCTCGCTCGATCCCGACACCGCCCGCTCTTACCACGACGCGACTCTCGGCCATGAGTCGGCCAAGCTCGCCCACTTCTGCTCGATGTGCGGGCCCCACTTCTGCTCGATGCAGATCACCCAGGAAGTGCGGGACTACGCCGCGAGCCAGGGCATCGGCGACGCCGGTGAAGCCTTGGAGGCGGGGTTGAAAGAAAAGTCGGCCGAGTTCCAAAAACGTGGCGGCCGGGTCTACTAGCGAAAACTCCCTTGAGGTCTTGAACCCCCAGAAGCGCCATTCCTTTGGCGGCATTTGAGGCGTCTCGCTCCAAAATGAGGAAAAGACCGAAGAAGTACATAAAAACACTAATTATTTCAAATAGATATAATCAAATTTTCCCGCGGCCTTTGGCATAAGCATTGCTCTATAGCTTAGCGAAGGTAAGGCGGGCGCAAATCACTCCGGGCGCCTGTACAATTGGCTTGGGCGCGCGATGACTCCAAAAGTTCCGAATCAGAATCTCTCCTTCCTCGACTGGGATCCCGGCAAGAATTCGCCGGCGCCCAAAGAGTCCGACGATTGCAACGGCCGCTGCCACCCCTCGCCGAAAAACGTTCCCGGCTCCTCCTTCAAAAACAGCAACACCTGGTTCCTCGATTCGCTTAAAACCGAAGGCAAGTCGCCGCCGCTGAATTTTCCGCTGCGTAATTTACCGCCGGTCGCTCCGCCTCCGCCGCCCAAGGTCGAGCCTAAGCCGACGGTGAAACCCAGCGCGCCGGCCGATGCCGCGGGCTTGAACGACCAAGCCAAGGAGCTCGAGCGCCAGGCCCGCTTGTGCATGGACCCGGAGCAGAAGACCCGCTTCTACCATTCGGCCCTT encodes:
- the thiC gene encoding phosphomethylpyrimidine synthase ThiC gives rise to the protein MSLAPSPQFREELQTLNEEATRPFPNSRKVYTLGSRPDLRVPMREIALAAPNPPVQVYDTTGPYLDPQTRIDLSQGLPRLRDAWLKERGDGGPRPGRNVSQMHYARRGIVTPEMEFVAIREGLKPEFVRDEIARGRAIIPANIRHPELEPMAIGRNFLVKINSNIGNSAVTSSIQEEVEKLLWSIRWGADTAMDLSTGKKIHETREWIIRNSPVPIGTVPIYQALEKVGGKAEELSWEIFRDTLIEQAEQGVDYFTIHAGVRLAYVPLTAKRVTGIVSRGGSIMAKWCLAHHRENFLYSHFEEICEIMKMYDVSFSLGDGLRPGSIADANDAAQFGELETLGELTKIAWKHEVQTMIEGPGHVPMHLIRENMDKQLELCDEAPFYTLGPLTTDVAPGYDHITSAIGAAMIGWFGTAMLCYVTPKEHLGLPDRDDVKAGIIAYKIAAHAADLAKGHPGARVRDDALSKARFEFRWEDQFNLSLDPDTARSYHDATLGHESAKLAHFCSMCGPHFCSMQITQEVRDYAASQGIGDAGEALEAGLKEKSAEFQKRGGRVY
- a CDS encoding thiazole synthase, which translates into the protein MNSKLEIAGKAFGSRLILGTGKYPSHEIMRAAHAASGTGMVTVAIRRLDLNAPRGESLLDFIDRSKIALLPNTAACFTAEDAIKTARLARQALETDWIKLEVIGDEKTLFPDVAATLKAAEVLVKEGFVVLPYVMDDPVACLRLQELGCPAVMPLAAPIGSGLGIRNPHNLRIILEQAKVPVIVDAGVGAASDAAMAMELGCAAILMNTAIAGAKDPVKMAKAMKAGVEAGRLSFEAGRIPKKLYASASSPIEGTIF